The following are from one region of the Achromobacter xylosoxidans genome:
- a CDS encoding MFS transporter, which yields MPHPTTPGADPRLAPLYRKITWRLLPFLLLCYVFAYLDRINIGFAKLQMQQDIGISDAVYGLGAGIFFLGYVIFEVPSNLLLTRIGARRTISRIMVLWGLTSASMLFVQGEWSFYILRFMLGVFEAGFAPGMIFYLTYWYSQSRMAGVMAVVMLAGPIGGIVGGPVSAWIMTAFSGAHGLDGWQWMFLLEGLPCVLLGVIAYRYLDDKPAEAKWLSADEKALLAADLETRGAQQKHAFKQVLRDPAIYRMALTYFCLICGIYAVSFWLPTLLKLAGVQDTMEIGLYSAVPYIAAAAFMLWFARSSDRMQERRWHTLVPALLAGVSLCIATAAPTQFALSLTAITLATGFMWASYTVFWAIPSQYLKGEAAAGGIALINSIGLLGGFLSPSIIGWSKEATGTLAGGLYVISALLVAGALLLLVNRPPRSAPARA from the coding sequence ATGCCCCATCCGACCACGCCGGGCGCGGACCCGCGCCTGGCCCCGCTCTATCGCAAGATCACGTGGCGCCTGCTGCCCTTCTTGCTGCTCTGTTACGTCTTTGCCTACCTGGACCGCATCAACATCGGCTTCGCCAAGCTGCAGATGCAACAGGACATCGGCATCTCCGACGCCGTCTACGGCCTGGGCGCCGGCATCTTCTTCCTGGGCTACGTCATCTTCGAAGTGCCCAGCAACCTGTTGCTGACCCGCATCGGCGCGCGCCGCACGATCAGCCGCATCATGGTGCTGTGGGGCCTGACCTCCGCCTCGATGCTGTTCGTGCAGGGCGAATGGAGCTTCTACATCCTGCGCTTCATGCTGGGCGTGTTCGAAGCCGGCTTCGCGCCCGGCATGATCTTCTACCTGACCTACTGGTATTCGCAGTCGCGCATGGCCGGCGTCATGGCGGTGGTGATGCTGGCCGGCCCCATCGGCGGCATCGTCGGCGGTCCGGTATCCGCCTGGATCATGACCGCGTTCTCGGGCGCGCACGGCCTGGACGGCTGGCAATGGATGTTCCTGCTGGAAGGCCTGCCCTGCGTGCTGCTGGGCGTGATCGCCTACCGCTACCTGGACGACAAACCCGCCGAGGCCAAATGGCTCAGCGCCGACGAAAAGGCGCTGCTGGCCGCCGACCTGGAAACCCGCGGCGCGCAGCAGAAGCATGCCTTCAAGCAGGTGCTGCGCGATCCCGCCATCTACCGCATGGCGTTGACGTACTTCTGCCTGATTTGCGGCATCTATGCCGTCAGCTTCTGGCTGCCCACGCTGCTCAAGCTGGCCGGCGTGCAGGACACTATGGAAATCGGCCTGTATTCCGCCGTTCCGTACATCGCGGCGGCCGCCTTCATGCTGTGGTTCGCGCGCAGCTCGGACCGCATGCAGGAACGGCGCTGGCACACCCTGGTGCCCGCCCTGCTGGCCGGCGTGTCGCTCTGCATCGCCACCGCCGCGCCGACGCAATTCGCGCTATCCCTGACGGCCATCACGCTCGCCACGGGCTTCATGTGGGCCTCGTACACGGTATTCTGGGCGATTCCTTCGCAGTACCTCAAAGGAGAGGCAGCAGCCGGCGGCATCGCCCTCATCAACAGCATCGGCCTGCTCGGCGGCTTCCTTAGCCCGTCCATCATCGGCTGGTCCAAGGAAGCCACCGGCACGCTGGCTGGCGGCCTGTACGTGATTTCCGCCTTGCTGGTGGCAGGCGCCCTGCTCCTGCTGGTGAACCGTCCGCCCCGTTCCGCGCCCGCCCGCGCCTGA
- a CDS encoding M81 family metallopeptidase: MHILVAGFQHETNTFAPSLAAYDNFVRGEGFPAMVRGKDMLALREVNIPAGGFINAMTAQGHTMETVIWAGASPSAHVTRDAYERIAGEILDAARKGAYDAVYLDLHGAMVAEHLDDGEGELLARMRQIVGPTVPVVASLDLHANVTAQMLHEADGLAAFRTYPHVDMADTGVHAARLLLARIAAGGNWHRSERRLPFLIPINGMCTMLQPSQGVYELLERLERTPGVTSISFAPGFPAADFPECGPVIWAYGTDAAAVESVTETLYQRVLELEPQWSPDFLEPSEAVRRAQALAAGASRPVVIADTQDNPGAGGDANTTGMLRALVQADAQNAALGLFYDPEAVRQATAAGVGGKVRLSLGGQSGVAGDSAFEGEFVVETLSPGKLRFDGPMMNGMDVDLEAVAGLRIGGVRVVVSATKSQMLDRNLFRVGGVQPEEMAILVVKSSVHFRADFQPIAHEVLVAKAPGPMQADPADLPWTRLQPGIRVRPQGKPFSD, from the coding sequence ATGCATATTCTGGTTGCTGGCTTCCAGCACGAAACCAACACCTTCGCGCCGTCGCTCGCCGCCTACGACAACTTCGTGCGCGGCGAAGGCTTCCCCGCCATGGTGCGCGGCAAGGACATGCTGGCGCTGCGCGAGGTCAACATCCCCGCCGGCGGCTTCATCAACGCGATGACCGCCCAGGGCCACACCATGGAAACCGTGATCTGGGCCGGCGCCAGCCCGTCCGCGCACGTGACGCGCGACGCCTACGAACGGATCGCCGGCGAAATCCTGGACGCCGCCCGCAAGGGCGCCTATGACGCCGTCTATCTGGACCTGCACGGCGCCATGGTGGCCGAGCACCTCGATGACGGCGAAGGCGAACTGCTGGCACGCATGCGCCAGATCGTCGGCCCGACGGTGCCGGTAGTCGCCAGCCTGGACCTGCACGCCAACGTGACCGCGCAGATGCTGCATGAAGCCGACGGCCTGGCCGCGTTCCGCACCTACCCGCACGTGGACATGGCGGATACCGGCGTGCACGCGGCGCGCCTGCTGCTGGCCCGCATCGCGGCCGGCGGCAACTGGCACCGCAGCGAGCGCCGCCTGCCCTTCCTGATTCCCATCAACGGCATGTGCACGATGCTGCAGCCCTCGCAAGGCGTGTACGAGCTGCTGGAACGCCTGGAGCGGACGCCCGGCGTGACCTCCATCTCGTTCGCGCCGGGTTTTCCGGCGGCCGACTTCCCCGAGTGCGGCCCGGTGATCTGGGCCTACGGCACCGATGCGGCAGCCGTCGAAAGCGTGACCGAAACCCTGTACCAGCGCGTGCTGGAACTGGAGCCGCAATGGTCGCCCGACTTCCTCGAACCGTCCGAGGCCGTGCGCCGTGCGCAGGCCCTGGCGGCGGGCGCGTCGCGCCCGGTGGTCATCGCCGACACGCAGGACAATCCGGGCGCGGGCGGCGACGCCAACACCACCGGCATGCTGCGTGCGCTGGTTCAGGCCGACGCCCAGAATGCGGCGCTGGGACTGTTCTACGACCCCGAGGCGGTGCGCCAGGCCACGGCGGCCGGCGTCGGCGGCAAGGTCCGGCTGAGCCTGGGCGGCCAATCCGGCGTGGCAGGCGATTCGGCTTTCGAAGGCGAATTCGTGGTCGAAACCCTGTCGCCCGGCAAGCTGCGCTTTGACGGACCGATGATGAACGGCATGGACGTGGACCTGGAAGCCGTGGCCGGCCTGCGGATCGGCGGCGTGCGGGTGGTGGTCAGCGCCACCAAGTCGCAGATGCTGGACCGCAACCTGTTCCGCGTCGGCGGCGTGCAGCCCGAGGAGATGGCGATACTGGTGGTGAAGAGTTCCGTGCACTTCCGTGCGGACTTCCAGCCCATCGCCCACGAAGTGCTGGTGGCCAAGGCGCCCGGCCCGATGCAGGCCGACCCGGCCGACCTGCCCTGGACCCGGCTGCAGCCCGGCATCCGCGTGCGCCCGCAAGGCAAGCCGTTCTCTGACTGA
- a CDS encoding 2'-5' RNA ligase family protein, with the protein MKKLHTLAYPRLSAPDSAFIEECRRQHDGQHPLVQAHFTMAFGCAGIDEQAYQQHLEEVAGLHGPIDFVCRYAMLGADPAHAYAYLVPDEGHSQLSRLHDALYRQVLAPTLRLDIPYVPHITMGSSTNRALMKSLCDELNRNGLEIRGTVDRLTMAVLENGVLTDLTSARLSG; encoded by the coding sequence ATGAAAAAGCTCCACACGCTCGCCTATCCGCGCCTCAGCGCGCCGGACTCCGCGTTCATCGAGGAGTGCCGGCGCCAGCATGACGGCCAGCATCCGCTGGTGCAAGCGCACTTCACCATGGCATTCGGCTGCGCGGGCATCGACGAACAGGCCTACCAGCAGCACCTCGAAGAAGTCGCCGGCCTGCACGGCCCGATAGACTTCGTATGCCGCTACGCCATGCTGGGCGCCGACCCCGCGCACGCTTATGCGTACCTGGTTCCCGATGAAGGCCACAGCCAGCTGTCGCGCCTGCATGACGCCCTGTACCGCCAGGTGCTGGCGCCGACCTTGCGCCTGGACATTCCTTATGTGCCGCACATCACCATGGGGTCGTCCACCAATCGCGCACTGATGAAATCGCTGTGCGACGAACTCAACCGCAACGGACTCGAAATCCGCGGCACGGTCGACAGGTTGACGATGGCCGTCCTGGAAAATGGCGTGCTGACCGATCTGACTTCGGCCCGGCTTTCCGGCTGA
- a CDS encoding riboflavin synthase gives MFTGIVQGTAKIAKIADREGLRTFTLDFPPGFCVDLAIGASVSTDGVCLTVTEILSENQATFDVMLQSLAITTLGSYQEGDRANVERAAKDGAEIGGHPLSGHVDFTSEVVMVKSSDTNRLMRFSIPEAFRKYVFAKGYIAINGASLTVSEVNRAEGWFEVWLIPETRRMTVFEDKQVGDFVNIEIERSTQVVVDTVRETVQESLGRLQPLLEAILKEKGLTLEDFVSPQGKLK, from the coding sequence ATGTTCACCGGTATTGTTCAAGGCACCGCGAAGATCGCCAAGATCGCGGATCGCGAAGGCCTGCGCACTTTCACGCTGGATTTCCCCCCTGGTTTTTGCGTGGACCTGGCCATCGGCGCCAGCGTGTCCACCGATGGCGTCTGCCTGACCGTCACGGAAATCCTGTCCGAGAACCAGGCGACTTTCGACGTCATGCTGCAAAGCCTGGCCATCACCACCCTGGGCAGCTACCAGGAGGGCGACCGCGCCAACGTCGAGCGGGCCGCCAAGGATGGCGCCGAGATCGGCGGCCATCCTTTGTCCGGGCACGTGGACTTCACCTCTGAAGTGGTGATGGTGAAGTCGTCCGACACCAACCGTCTGATGCGCTTCAGCATCCCCGAGGCTTTCCGCAAGTATGTCTTCGCCAAGGGCTATATCGCCATCAACGGCGCCAGCCTGACCGTATCGGAAGTCAATCGCGCCGAGGGCTGGTTCGAGGTCTGGCTGATTCCGGAAACCCGCCGCATGACGGTGTTCGAGGACAAGCAGGTGGGCGATTTCGTCAACATCGAAATCGAACGCAGCACCCAGGTGGTGGTCGATACCGTGCGCGAAACCGTGCAGGAAAGCCTGGGCAGGCTGCAGCCGCTGCTGGAAGCCATCCTGAAGGAAAAGGGCCTGACGCTGGAAGACTTCGTCAGTCCGCAGGGCAAGCTGAAGTAG
- a CDS encoding aldehyde dehydrogenase family protein, which produces MVTQKNFIANQWVAAATGETIPVLNPSDGKPFEAIARSGAADVDRAVTAAREAFEGEWGQMAPAARSRLLMRIAFALLDRQEELAQLESADTGKPIKQARADAAAVARYFEFYAGAVDKLHGETIPYTPGFTVLTVREAHGVTGHIVPWNYPLQIFGRSVGAALAAGNACVVKPAEDACLSLLKLAEIAAEVGLPAGALNICTGYGHEAGAALSAHPGIDHISFTGSPQTGKMVAHAAAENHVPVTLELGGKSPQIVFDDADLDAAMPVLLAAIIQNAGQTCSAGSRVLIQRGVYETVLKRLSDAFSATVTGPAAADLDVGPLINARQQDRVRGFLAEAEAEGMKVAARGKLKEGTPEAGFYQPPVLFRDVPPNSRLAQEEVFGPVLAAMVFDTEEEALEIANGTLYGLVAGVWTRDGGRQLRLARKLRAGQVFINNYGAGGGVELPFGGSRQSGYGREKGFEALYGFTTLKTIAIRH; this is translated from the coding sequence ATCGTGACTCAGAAGAACTTTATCGCCAACCAATGGGTGGCAGCCGCCACCGGTGAAACCATTCCCGTCCTGAACCCGTCCGATGGCAAGCCCTTCGAGGCGATCGCGCGCTCGGGCGCCGCGGACGTGGATCGCGCGGTGACCGCGGCGCGCGAGGCTTTCGAAGGGGAGTGGGGCCAGATGGCGCCCGCCGCGCGCAGCCGCCTGCTGATGCGCATCGCCTTCGCGCTGCTGGACCGCCAGGAAGAACTGGCACAGCTGGAATCGGCCGACACCGGCAAGCCCATCAAGCAGGCACGCGCCGACGCCGCCGCCGTGGCGCGCTACTTCGAGTTCTATGCCGGCGCGGTCGACAAGCTGCATGGCGAGACCATTCCCTACACCCCGGGCTTCACCGTGCTGACGGTGCGCGAAGCGCACGGCGTCACCGGCCACATCGTGCCCTGGAACTACCCGCTGCAGATCTTCGGCCGCAGCGTGGGCGCGGCTCTGGCCGCCGGCAACGCCTGCGTGGTCAAGCCGGCGGAAGACGCCTGCCTGTCGCTCCTGAAGCTGGCGGAGATCGCCGCCGAAGTCGGCCTGCCGGCCGGCGCGCTGAACATCTGCACGGGTTATGGCCATGAAGCCGGCGCGGCGCTGTCCGCCCACCCGGGCATCGACCATATCTCGTTCACCGGTTCGCCGCAGACGGGCAAGATGGTGGCGCATGCCGCCGCCGAGAACCATGTGCCGGTCACGCTGGAACTGGGCGGCAAGTCGCCCCAGATCGTGTTCGACGACGCCGACCTGGACGCCGCCATGCCGGTGCTGCTGGCGGCCATCATCCAGAACGCGGGCCAGACCTGCTCGGCCGGCAGCCGCGTGCTGATCCAGCGCGGCGTGTACGAAACGGTGCTCAAGCGCCTGTCCGACGCGTTTTCGGCCACCGTCACCGGTCCGGCCGCGGCCGACCTGGACGTGGGGCCGCTGATCAACGCGCGCCAGCAGGACCGCGTGCGCGGCTTCCTGGCTGAAGCCGAGGCCGAAGGCATGAAGGTCGCCGCCCGCGGCAAGTTGAAGGAAGGCACGCCCGAGGCCGGTTTCTACCAGCCGCCCGTACTGTTCCGCGACGTGCCGCCCAACAGCCGCCTGGCGCAGGAAGAAGTCTTCGGTCCGGTGCTGGCCGCCATGGTGTTCGACACCGAGGAAGAGGCGCTGGAAATCGCCAATGGCACGCTGTATGGCCTGGTGGCCGGCGTCTGGACCCGCGACGGCGGCCGCCAGCTGCGTCTGGCGCGCAAGCTGCGCGCCGGTCAGGTGTTCATCAACAATTACGGCGCCGGCGGCGGCGTGGAGCTGCCCTTCGGCGGTTCGCGCCAATCGGGCTACGGCCGCGAGAAGGGCTTTGAAGCGCTGTACGGCTTCACCACCCTGAAGACGATCGCCATCCGCCACTGA
- a CDS encoding FadR/GntR family transcriptional regulator: MSNVRDPQLESLLQAVDRPRPELDVLAEVASGLGYVRAERFAERVYESLFYAIATGKIAPGNKLPTELELAALFEVSRPVVRQALDRLREDQLVDSIRGSGTYVRAKPDLMGGMPAVDPARRVGHILEGLELRMVIEPECAYLAALRRTDEDLREMDRMLTGYEEADASGAIAHHHDYGFHRAIAAATSNQRFVQVLKSLEYDVSHAVNVMRHLVHSEPWKRTRAAIEEHRHIYRLIQEQDAEGARNVMRAHIEKARSRMLNSGSEH, from the coding sequence ATGAGCAATGTGCGGGATCCACAGCTGGAATCGCTGCTGCAAGCCGTGGACCGCCCCCGGCCGGAATTGGACGTGCTGGCGGAAGTGGCCTCGGGCCTGGGCTACGTGCGCGCCGAGCGCTTTGCGGAGCGCGTCTACGAAAGCCTGTTCTATGCCATTGCCACCGGCAAGATCGCGCCCGGCAACAAGCTGCCGACGGAACTGGAGCTGGCCGCGCTGTTCGAGGTATCGCGGCCAGTGGTCAGGCAGGCGCTGGATCGGCTGCGCGAAGACCAGCTGGTGGACTCCATCCGCGGCTCGGGCACCTACGTGCGCGCAAAGCCCGACCTGATGGGCGGCATGCCCGCGGTGGACCCGGCGCGCCGCGTTGGCCACATCCTGGAAGGCCTGGAACTGCGCATGGTGATCGAGCCCGAATGCGCCTACCTGGCCGCCTTGCGCCGCACCGACGAAGACCTGCGCGAAATGGACCGCATGCTGACCGGCTACGAAGAAGCCGACGCTTCCGGCGCCATCGCCCACCATCACGATTACGGATTCCACCGCGCCATCGCCGCGGCCACCAGCAACCAGCGCTTCGTGCAGGTGCTGAAGTCCCTGGAGTACGACGTCAGCCACGCCGTGAACGTCATGCGCCACCTGGTCCACAGCGAACCCTGGAAGCGCACCCGCGCCGCCATCGAGGAACACCGCCACATTTACCGGCTGATCCAGGAACAGGACGCCGAAGGCGCACGCAACGTCATGCGCGCCCATATTGAAAAAGCCCGCAGCCGCATGCTGAACAGCGGCTCGGAACACTGA
- a CDS encoding 3-oxoacyl-ACP reductase: MSSQQRPSLDLNQQLVVVTGASRGLGAAIARAFLREGAKVVVNYLNSAERAQALAASAPDRAIALQADVRDPAAVAAMFAQAAKHFGQPVATVVNNALPAFQFNGDARPHAGALDWTQMNAQLEGSVRAALNTTQAALPGMRTAGGGRIINVGTNLVQNPVVPYHDYTAAKAALLAFTRTLSHELGADGITVNMVSGGLLRTTDASAATPDAVFDMIAAGTPLREVTTPEQFADAVLFFASPWSRAVTGQNLIVDGGLVKG, translated from the coding sequence ATGTCATCGCAGCAACGCCCCTCCCTGGACCTGAACCAGCAACTCGTCGTCGTCACCGGCGCCAGCCGCGGCCTGGGCGCCGCCATCGCCCGCGCCTTCCTGCGCGAAGGCGCCAAGGTCGTCGTCAACTATCTGAACAGCGCCGAACGCGCGCAGGCGCTGGCCGCCAGCGCGCCGGACCGCGCCATCGCGCTGCAGGCCGACGTGCGCGACCCGGCCGCCGTCGCCGCCATGTTCGCGCAGGCCGCCAAGCATTTCGGCCAGCCCGTTGCCACGGTCGTCAACAACGCCCTGCCGGCCTTCCAGTTCAACGGCGACGCCCGTCCGCATGCCGGCGCACTGGACTGGACACAGATGAACGCGCAGCTGGAAGGCAGCGTGCGCGCCGCGCTCAACACCACGCAGGCAGCCCTGCCCGGCATGCGGACAGCTGGCGGCGGACGCATCATCAACGTCGGCACCAACCTGGTCCAGAACCCGGTGGTGCCGTACCACGACTACACCGCGGCCAAGGCCGCGCTGCTGGCTTTCACCCGCACCTTGTCGCATGAATTGGGGGCCGATGGCATTACCGTCAATATGGTTTCGGGCGGCTTGCTGCGCACCACCGACGCCTCGGCGGCCACGCCGGACGCGGTCTTCGACATGATTGCCGCGGGCACGCCGCTGCGCGAAGTCACCACGCCCGAGCAATTCGCCGACGCCGTGCTGTTCTTCGCCAGCCCCTGGTCGCGCGCGGTGACGGGACAGAACCTGATCGTCGACGGCGGGCTGGTAAAAGGCTGA
- a CDS encoding FecR/PupR family sigma factor regulator translates to MGDDIDSKQDPVWDAAWSWVLRQHEHDCFDANAEAELVQWLAVDAAHRQAYDKAGRLWLMVGLVPPANDINIPGAEERGGKA, encoded by the coding sequence ATGGGCGATGACATCGATTCGAAGCAAGACCCGGTCTGGGATGCTGCCTGGTCCTGGGTGCTGCGCCAGCACGAGCACGATTGCTTCGACGCAAACGCTGAAGCCGAGTTGGTGCAATGGCTTGCCGTCGATGCGGCCCATCGTCAGGCCTACGACAAGGCCGGCCGCCTGTGGTTGATGGTGGGCTTGGTTCCTCCCGCGAACGATATCAATATCCCCGGCGCCGAGGAGCGCGGCGGCAAGGCCTAG
- a CDS encoding sigma-70 family RNA polymerase sigma factor, with translation MSMGSQGAGLGDVFIAHRAQLRRIAQRIVGTPEIADEVTQDAYLKLIEGACARDVSEPFGYCCQVVRNLALDHCRRQAVESTYRIYTDDGELPQVAGGCVPERRFQERQVIDAIDQILGTLPPRTRRAFELYRLGGLTQREVARQMGCSATLVNFMLRDATEAVASCRDLLEV, from the coding sequence ATGTCCATGGGTTCGCAGGGAGCGGGGCTTGGAGACGTTTTCATTGCACATCGGGCGCAGCTGCGTCGCATCGCGCAAAGAATCGTCGGCACGCCGGAGATCGCGGATGAAGTGACGCAAGACGCCTACCTGAAGCTCATTGAAGGGGCATGCGCGCGCGACGTCAGCGAACCTTTTGGTTACTGCTGCCAGGTGGTCCGTAATCTGGCGTTGGACCATTGCCGCCGTCAGGCCGTCGAATCCACGTATCGCATTTATACGGACGATGGGGAGTTGCCGCAGGTCGCTGGCGGCTGCGTGCCGGAGCGTCGCTTCCAGGAGCGGCAGGTGATCGATGCCATCGACCAGATCCTCGGCACCTTGCCGCCCAGGACGCGGCGCGCCTTCGAACTCTATAGGCTCGGCGGTTTGACGCAACGTGAGGTGGCGCGGCAAATGGGCTGCTCGGCCACGCTTGTGAACTTTATGCTCCGGGATGCCACTGAGGCCGTCGCCAGCTGCCGCGATTTGTTGGAGGTCTGA
- the xth gene encoding exodeoxyribonuclease III, with translation MKLATWNVNSLNVRLPQVLDWLAANPVDVLCIQELKLTDDKFPEAAFTEAGYRAVWAGQKTYNGVAIISRVPGTSMVRNIPGYEDPQQRVLALTFPSAEGDVRVVCAYCPNGQAVGSDKYAYKLDWFEAMRAWLADEIKQYPRLAVLGDYNVAPADEDVHNPEKWEGQVLVSEPERKAFGALIDLGLADSFRLFEQPEKSFSWWDYRQFAFRRNAGLRIDHVLLSAPLVKRCTACVIDKEPRRNEQPSDHAPVVATLEFA, from the coding sequence ATGAAATTAGCCACCTGGAACGTGAACTCCCTGAATGTGCGCCTGCCGCAGGTGCTGGACTGGCTGGCAGCCAATCCCGTCGACGTGCTGTGCATCCAGGAACTCAAGCTCACGGACGACAAGTTCCCCGAAGCCGCCTTCACCGAGGCCGGCTACCGCGCCGTCTGGGCCGGCCAGAAAACCTATAACGGCGTCGCCATCATTTCGCGCGTGCCCGGCACGTCCATGGTGCGCAACATTCCCGGCTATGAGGATCCGCAGCAGCGCGTCCTGGCGCTGACCTTTCCCAGCGCCGAAGGCGACGTACGCGTCGTCTGCGCATACTGCCCCAACGGCCAGGCGGTGGGTTCGGACAAGTACGCCTACAAGCTGGACTGGTTCGAAGCCATGCGCGCCTGGCTGGCCGACGAGATCAAGCAGTATCCGCGGCTGGCGGTGCTGGGCGACTACAACGTCGCGCCAGCCGACGAAGACGTGCATAACCCCGAGAAATGGGAAGGCCAGGTGCTGGTGTCCGAGCCGGAGCGCAAGGCCTTCGGCGCCCTGATCGACCTGGGACTGGCGGATTCCTTCCGCCTTTTCGAGCAGCCGGAGAAATCCTTCAGCTGGTGGGACTACCGCCAGTTCGCGTTCCGCCGCAATGCCGGCTTGCGCATTGATCACGTCCTTCTGTCCGCGCCGCTGGTCAAACGCTGCACCGCCTGCGTCATCGACAAGGAGCCGCGCCGCAACGAGCAACCGTCCGATCACGCCCCTGTGGTGGCAACCTTGGAATTCGCCTGA
- a CDS encoding autoinducer binding domain-containing protein, whose product MKPWAQDLLLATNSATTEQAVFTEVATAALNLGFSYCGYVVGAALPFTNPQVVMISNYPISWQERYAQARYVEIDPTVKHCGQSAIPIVWSDRVFAGTPELWDEAQAAGLCVGWSQSNLDAYGTGGMLTLARQKEQLSDEELISKELRMRWLVTAAHLALSRVTLPRFKLAPDTPLTRRETEILKWAADGKTSSDVSEILAIAESTVRFHTKNAISKLGARNRTAAVARAALLGLLR is encoded by the coding sequence ATGAAGCCGTGGGCACAAGACCTTTTATTGGCGACTAATAGCGCGACCACTGAGCAAGCCGTTTTCACGGAGGTGGCCACCGCTGCATTGAATCTGGGGTTTTCTTATTGCGGGTATGTGGTGGGGGCGGCCTTGCCGTTTACCAATCCCCAGGTCGTCATGATCAGCAATTATCCAATCTCCTGGCAGGAGCGTTACGCGCAGGCGCGTTACGTGGAGATCGACCCCACCGTAAAGCACTGCGGCCAGTCCGCGATACCCATCGTCTGGTCGGACAGGGTGTTTGCGGGAACGCCTGAGCTTTGGGACGAGGCGCAGGCGGCAGGCCTTTGTGTGGGGTGGTCTCAGTCGAACCTGGACGCTTACGGAACCGGGGGGATGCTGACGCTGGCCAGACAGAAGGAGCAACTCTCCGACGAGGAACTGATTAGCAAGGAATTGCGCATGCGATGGCTGGTGACCGCTGCGCACCTGGCATTGAGCAGGGTCACGCTGCCGCGATTCAAATTGGCGCCGGATACTCCATTGACGCGTCGCGAGACCGAAATTCTAAAATGGGCGGCGGACGGAAAGACCAGCAGCGACGTGTCCGAAATACTGGCGATTGCCGAGTCGACGGTCAGATTTCACACGAAGAACGCCATTTCCAAGCTCGGCGCCCGAAATCGGACTGCAGCCGTGGCGCGCGCCGCGCTGCTCGGACTCTTGCGATAG
- a CDS encoding LysR substrate-binding domain-containing protein: MPDIPPLQQLRSRLRIRHLVLLDELGRVGNLHRAAEAMHLSQPALSKLLGEAEALAGQPLFERSHHGVAPTALGLLMIDRARLLLNELDATHAELAAAANGASGKVRAGIFPVVAHLLVPLAAQRLQETHPALRIELSEGLEKQLLPALRAGELDCVVGRLGVEGADADLQCEILYDEATAVVCGPAHPLASRSRLSGAALDKCRWVLPSRNAALYSMVAAAVSARGAGFPQVAIESSAILTIVSLLQRTSLLSAIPLRVARALAANGQLAILPLALQARLHPVGIMTRRDVRTAAAASLFLDALRDAATTVRVDANV; this comes from the coding sequence ATGCCGGACATCCCCCCTTTGCAGCAGCTGCGGTCGCGCCTGCGCATCCGCCACCTGGTCTTGCTGGACGAGCTGGGACGGGTCGGCAATCTGCACCGGGCAGCCGAAGCAATGCACCTCAGCCAGCCCGCGCTGAGCAAGCTGCTGGGCGAGGCCGAAGCGCTGGCCGGTCAGCCCTTGTTCGAGCGTTCGCATCACGGCGTCGCGCCGACCGCGCTGGGTTTGCTGATGATCGACCGCGCCCGCCTGCTGCTGAACGAACTCGACGCGACGCACGCCGAACTCGCCGCCGCTGCCAACGGCGCAAGCGGCAAGGTGAGGGCGGGCATTTTCCCGGTGGTGGCGCATCTGCTCGTGCCCCTTGCGGCGCAACGCCTGCAGGAGACGCATCCGGCGCTGCGCATCGAGCTGTCCGAAGGCCTGGAAAAGCAGTTGTTGCCCGCCTTGCGCGCAGGCGAGCTGGACTGCGTGGTGGGACGGCTCGGGGTGGAGGGGGCGGACGCCGACCTGCAATGCGAGATCCTTTACGACGAGGCCACCGCCGTGGTCTGCGGCCCGGCCCATCCGCTGGCCTCGCGCAGCCGGTTGAGCGGCGCGGCGCTGGACAAATGCCGCTGGGTGCTGCCGTCGCGCAACGCGGCGCTCTACAGCATGGTCGCCGCCGCCGTCTCGGCGCGCGGCGCGGGCTTCCCGCAGGTTGCCATCGAATCCAGCGCCATTCTGACCATCGTCTCGCTATTGCAGCGGACCTCGCTGCTGTCGGCTATTCCGCTGCGTGTGGCTCGTGCTCTGGCGGCCAACGGGCAACTGGCCATCCTGCCGCTGGCCTTGCAGGCGCGGCTGCACCCCGTGGGCATCATGACGCGGCGGGACGTGCGCACTGCGGCTGCGGCATCGTTGTTCCTGGATGCGTTGCGAGACGCCGCGACGACAGTGCGCGTCGACGCAAACGTTTGA